Proteins encoded by one window of Sphaerodactylus townsendi isolate TG3544 linkage group LG04, MPM_Stown_v2.3, whole genome shotgun sequence:
- the LOC125431179 gene encoding melanocortin-2 receptor accessory protein encodes MATTKNSLIKVYVRVIVLNWLRCTIEMANRTNPQDYIWSYEYYVGYLDLPSVDATKLKAHRYSIVIAFWIGLAAFVAFLFFILFYISQTGYAPMKNGRPHKQFPWNYSKNKHPQDVVTNRAEPNLAENQVEETKVQD; translated from the exons ATGGCAACAACCAAGAACAGTTTAATCAAAGTATATGTTAGGGTTATAGTTCTAAACTGGCTGAGATGCACTATTGAAATGGCTAACAGAACAAATCCGCAAGATTATATTTGGTCTTACGAATATTATGTGGGCTATCTAGACTTACCCTCAGTTGACGCAACAAAACTGAAGGCACACAGAT atTCAATTGTCATAGCCTTTTGGATTGGACTTGCTGCCTTTGTAGCAtttctcttctttattttgtTCTACATCTCTCAGACCGGTTATGCACCAATGAA GAATGGAAGACCACACAAACAGTTTCCATGGAATTATTCAAAAAataaacatcctcaagatgtgGTTACTAACCGTGCTGAACCAAACCTTGCAGAAAACCAAGTGGAAGAAACAAAGGTTCAAGATTAA